Proteins found in one Triticum urartu cultivar G1812 chromosome 4, Tu2.1, whole genome shotgun sequence genomic segment:
- the LOC125553375 gene encoding protein VAPYRIN-like produces MDRLVIPEPTNEVVVRVEPGRPARGELTLRNAMHTMPVAFRLQPAVRGRFAVRPHTGILAPLAAVTVEVLYMASEAPDGPGGGGSRGEDAFLLHSVVAPGASVREPVSALDSVNPEWFSARKKQVFVDSGIRASFVGAEVAARLVATGAVEALREVLDRSDPAWRAADAADESGSTLLDLAVGLGRADIVQVLLEYGADADKPSRGRTPLEIAAASGECLIAELLLANGAKHAGSDALHVAAAAGHDDVLKLLLGKPASASPGSSSSASFSGSFTSIDAAGRDGKTPLRLAAEGGRREAVKALLAAGARADARCGTDGGTALHAAARRGDEAVARLILAHGVAGTASVRDAKGKTAYETAAEEGHTGRIMDFLGLGEAILAAARKGEARAVRRAADGGASVEGRDAHGWTPLMRAAFKGRADAVRDLIERGVDVEACDAEGYTALHCAAEAGRSDVVDILLKAGANARAATAKGRSAAASAAVTGKAKVVRLLEKAGGVGRKGAGEKASPAVSKGGSMDRRRRGRKGSSGAIRFGGGKEGFEAATVTVGWSH; encoded by the coding sequence GGCCGGCCAGGGGGGAGCTCACGCTGCGCAACGCCATGCACACCATGCCCGTCGCCTTCCGCCTGCAGCCGGCCGTCAGGGGCCGCTTCGCCGTGCGCCCGCACACCGGGATCCTGGCGCCGCTCGCCGCGGTCACCGTCGAGGTGCTCTACATGGCCTCCGAGGCGCCCGACGGGCCCGGCGGGGGAGGCAGCCGCGGGGAGGACGCCTTCCTGCTGCACAGCGTGGTGGCGCCCGGCGCCTCGGTCAGGGAGCCCGTGTCCGCGCTCGACTCCGTGAACCCTGAGTGGTTCTCCGCGAGGAAGAAGCAGGTGTTTGTCGACAGCGGCATCCGGGCGTCCTTCGTGGGCGCCGAGGTCGCGGCGCGCCTCGTCGCCACCGGGGCCGTGGAGGCACTCAGGGAGGTGCTCGACCGCAGCGACCCCGCGTGGCGCGCCGCGGACGCCGCGGACGAGTCCGGGAGCACGCTGCTCGACCTCGCGGTCGGCCTCGGCCGCGCGGACATCGTGCAGGTGCTCCTCGAGTACGGCGCCGACGCCGACAAGCCCAGCCGCGGGAGGACACCCCTCGAGATCGCCGCGGCGTCCGGCGAGTGCCTCATCGCGGAGCTCCTCCTCGCCAATGGAGCCAAGCACGCCGGCTCCGACGCGCTCCACGTGGCCGCCGCGGCGGGACACGACGATGTCTTGAAGCTGCTTCTTGGAAAGCCTGCGTCTGCTTCTCCCGGCTCCTCTTCCTCCGCTTCCTTCTCCGGTTCCTTCACATCCATCGACGCGGCGGGGAGGGATGGCAAGACCCCACTGCGGCTGGCGGCGGAGGGTGGCCGGCGGGAAGCGGTGAAGGCGCTCCTCGCGGCAGGTGCAAGGGCCGACGCGAGGTGCGGCACGGACGGTGGCACCGCCCTCCACGCCGCGGCGAGGCGGGGCGACGAGGCCGTGGCCCGCCTGATCCTGGCGCACGGCGTGGCCGGCACGGCCTCGGTGCGCGACGCAAAAGGGAAGACGGCATACGAGACCGCGGCCGAGGAGGGCCACACCGGGCGGATCATGGACTTCCTGGGGCTCGGCGAGGCCATCCTGGCGGCCGCGCGCAAGGGCGAGGCCCGGGCCGTCCGTCGGGCCGCGGACGGCGGCGCGTCCGTGGAAGGGCGGGACGCGCACGGGTGGACGCCGCTAATGCGCGCCGCGTTCAAGGGGCGCGCCGACGCGGTTCGCGACCTCATCGAGCGGGGCGTCGACGTGGAGGCGTGCGACGCCGAGGGCTACACGGCGCTGCACTGCGCCGCCGAGGCGGGGCGCTCCGACGTGGTGGACATCCTCCTCAAAGCCGGGGCCAACGCCAGGGCAGCGACGGCGAAGGGAAGGTCGGCCGCGGCATCCGCAGCGGTGACGGGCAAGGCCAAGGTGGTGCGGCTGCTGGAGAAGGCTGGCGGGGTCGGGCGGAAGGGTGCCGGCGAGAAGGCGTCGCCGGCGGTGTCGAAGGGCGGGAGCATGGACAGGCGGCggagggggaggaaggggagcAGCGGCGCCATACGGTTCGGTGGCGGGAAGGAGGGGTTCGAAGCCGCCACGGTCACCGTCGGGTGGTCCCACTAG